The stretch of DNA CTCGTGCGGATTGGCGACCCCATCGACGAAATCATCGAAGCCGGACCGGAATATTCGCTTCTTGTGGTCGCAGACGGTGGGAAATCAGGGTTAGAGCGCTTCTTCGTCGGCTCTGTTGCGCAGAAAGTGATCCAAGGGGCCCACAACTCCGTCATGATCGTGCGTTAGATCAAACTTTATCCCGCAAGCAATAAAGGCCTGGAGCATAGCTCCGGGCCTTTGTCGTTCGGATCTGTTGAAAAGTCGTCTTAAGCGCAGCTGGGTTGGTCGCCGTTGTTGAACAGCTGATACAACACTTCAATGATCGCTTTGGGCTTATCACCGTCAATGGAATAGAAGATGTTTTGCGATTCGCGGCGTGTGACGACCAGGCCGTGGTCACGCAGAACGGCCAAGTGTTGGGACAAGGCCGATTGGCTCAAGTTGGTCAAGGCGTCCAATTCACCGGCTGTTTTCTCACCGTGCAGCAACTGGCACAGGATCATCAGGCGTGTTTGGTTGCTCATAGCCTTCAGCAGTTCGCTGGCCGCTTGAGCATTGCCTTCCATTTTTTCGAGTTTCATTTCCACGACGGGGTCATCCTCATATTCTTATTAACTCAATTAGATACATCTTATATTAGTAAAATGTCAAGGATCAAACTGGGGGAAATCAAATGATGATGCTGCGCCGCAACATTGAATTTATACCGCTCAGTTTGAAAGGTGCTTAAAGTTTAACGCGTTACAGGCTAAGCTCGGATTAATCCATTAAACGAGGACCCTCAATGCCCCGATATCTTCTCGCGTTTGCCTTGGTCTTTTTTGCCCACACGTTCAGTGTTCAGGCTCAAACGGTAATGGCGGAGCCCGAACCCGACTTTGACAACCCCCGCAAAGTGCTCATTTCTTTAAACGAAAAGGATGAAAAGCGGGTCAATACGGTCTTGAACAACGTCATGAACATCCAAAAGGCTTATGGCCCGGATAACGTCCAGCTTGTGTTGGTTGCTTATGGTCCTGGGATTTGGTCGGTGTTGAAGGATTCGCCGGTGCGCAAACGCATTGAAAGCATGATGATTTACGAAGTCGAATTCGTCGCCTGCGGCAACACGCTCGATGGGATTCACAAAACCCGCGAAGACACCATTGACGGGGTCGGCTGGGCGCGTGCAGGCCTGCAAGAGGTAATCGAACGCCGCTTGCAGGGCTGGGTCGATTTAAAGCCCTAAACCCTTGAATTCCAGACAGCACACCCCGACATACAGGGGAAACGAGAAGCTTTCGGGGAGACCGTACATGAGCTTAAAATCTAAAGTCATGGGCGCAGTCAGCGCTTGTTTTCTTCTGTTTTTCGGCACTTCAGCCCAGGCAGACGGGCATCTGTTGCCCATGGCCGAACTGGGCGAAGACGGACTGTATGTCCAACCGTGGATTCACGACAGCTTCTTGGATTTAAACGAAGATTTGGCCGAAGCCGAAGCGGACGGCAAACGTCTGATGATCGTGTGGGAGCAGCGCGGCTGCCCGTACTGTAAACGTATGCACGAAGTGAACCTGCGCATTCCGCGTGTTGTGGAAAGCCTGGAACAGGACTTCATGGTCCTACAGCTGAATTTGTGGGGCGACCGCGAAGTCACGGATTTTGACGGTGAAGTGCTCAAGGAAAAAGAGCTCGCCAACAAATGGCGGGTGATGTTCACACCCACCATGCAATTCTTCCCGGCCAAAGCCTCAGAAATTGGCGGAAAAGCAGGCGTTGACGCCGAAGTCGTGCGCATCCCAGGCTACTTCAAGCCATTTCATTTCTACTTCTTGCTGCACTACGCCAAAACCGGCGGATACGCTGAAGAGCCCAGCTTCCAACGTTGGTTGGGCGGTATCGCCGAAAAGCTGGAAGAGAAGGGGGTGCACTACGAATTGTACGCTGACGATCTACCCAAAGATCTTCCTAAAGACCTTTAACACTAACAGACCATCATCACACTAGGAGAGCTAAATATGTGTGACGAGATTAGCTGTGGATATACACCATCCGACAAACCGCTACCTGAAGTCAGCGACGATCAGCGTCGCGCCTTTTTAAAAGGCCTTGCCGCGTTGCCGCTGGCGACCGTCTTGGCCTACCCAGACCTTGCCAAGGCCGCAGGTCACAATGCCACCAAGCCCATTTCCATCGACATGCCCAATGGCAAAAAGGCCATGGGTCATATCGCCATGCCGAAAAAGCTTCCGGCGCCGACCGTCGTCTTGATCCACGAATGGTGGGGGCTGAACGACCAGATCAAATCCGTCGCGGCTGAGTTGGCCCATATGGGCTACATCGCCGTGGCCGTCGATATGTACCGGGGTGAATACGGATCAGATCGCCAAAGTGCCATGAAGCTCATGAAAGCCATGGACCCGGTGGACGGAACCGAACAATTGGTGAGCTGGGTGGATTGGTTGAAGACCCACAAAGACAGCACCGGCAAAGTCGGCACCATCGGTTGGTGTTTCGGTGGCGGTTGGTCCCTCAATACCTCCATCGCGACACCTGTAGACGCGACGATTATCTACTATGGTCGCTGCAACAA from Magnetovibrio sp. PR-2 encodes:
- a CDS encoding ArsR/SmtB family transcription factor, with amino-acid sequence MKLEKMEGNAQAASELLKAMSNQTRLMILCQLLHGEKTAGELDALTNLSQSALSQHLAVLRDHGLVVTRRESQNIFYSIDGDKPKAIIEVLYQLFNNGDQPSCA
- a CDS encoding DsrE family protein: MPRYLLAFALVFFAHTFSVQAQTVMAEPEPDFDNPRKVLISLNEKDEKRVNTVLNNVMNIQKAYGPDNVQLVLVAYGPGIWSVLKDSPVRKRIESMMIYEVEFVACGNTLDGIHKTREDTIDGVGWARAGLQEVIERRLQGWVDLKP
- a CDS encoding thioredoxin family protein — translated: MSLKSKVMGAVSACFLLFFGTSAQADGHLLPMAELGEDGLYVQPWIHDSFLDLNEDLAEAEADGKRLMIVWEQRGCPYCKRMHEVNLRIPRVVESLEQDFMVLQLNLWGDREVTDFDGEVLKEKELANKWRVMFTPTMQFFPAKASEIGGKAGVDAEVVRIPGYFKPFHFYFLLHYAKTGGYAEEPSFQRWLGGIAEKLEEKGVHYELYADDLPKDLPKDL
- a CDS encoding dienelactone hydrolase family protein, yielding MCDEISCGYTPSDKPLPEVSDDQRRAFLKGLAALPLATVLAYPDLAKAAGHNATKPISIDMPNGKKAMGHIAMPKKLPAPTVVLIHEWWGLNDQIKSVAAELAHMGYIAVAVDMYRGEYGSDRQSAMKLMKAMDPVDGTEQLVSWVDWLKTHKDSTGKVGTIGWCFGGGWSLNTSIATPVDATIIYYGRCNKSASDLKTLTSPVLGHFGTLDKSINAEMVGGFEKAMADAGKTDLTVHWYDANHAFANPTGSRYDEADAKLAWERTTAFFNKHLM